Within the Oreochromis niloticus isolate F11D_XX linkage group LG14, O_niloticus_UMD_NMBU, whole genome shotgun sequence genome, the region AAAATAAATTGGAGGCCTGTTACCTGGCAGGCATCAACCTTCCCTTCTGGGAAGCCAGCACAGAGCATCCTATTTGTTATTGCGCTACCGTAGAGTGTGTAGCTGGAACATGCTGACTGAGCTATCAGAGGGACATTGGCCTCCTGCAGTATGTCAGAAACTGCACCTGAAGGCAGAACACAAGCACACAATGTTTGCAACCTCATAGACAGGCAAAAGtatcttttctgttttcattatcAGTTGATAAAGAATAGGTTACATGTTGGATTTCTTACCATTTTCCCGTTGGTATCCCCACCCTGTCACAGTCATGTAGGTTCCAGCTGTGATGATATAGTCTTTAGGAGGCAGACAAACTGGTCTTCTGATATcttgaagaaaaacatttaataaagtgGACATTGTTATTTGTTTTATGTAACTTTGAGAGTTTGAAAATACATAAAGATATAAGCTAATTACACAGACTGAATATAAGTTACTTCGTAGTGAGAAGCTTGCTATTTGATGCCACTAGAGGGCAACAGAGAGGTGGTTGAGCCTACTGAATACAAACATAAGGAATACAATTTAAACTAACCTGACACTGTGATTGGCCTAGTGAGTCTCATCAGTGCTATGTCATAGTCATTTGTTTCTGCATTGTAGTCTCCATTCACTATAACTCTGTCCACAGAGGAGCCTCCCAGTGTGATTATATTTGTCTGGCCTGACACCACTGCCCATTGCCTCAACTCCCTATTATTTCTGCAagaatcaaaaacaaaagaaggaaGCGGGATCATGAGGTTAATGAATAAGACAAAGCAAATTTAGTGGAAATGATATACTATGGTAACTATACTgacccagtgaagcagtgggcagcagTGACTACCCAGCGCGGTGACACCAGTGAGCCTCCACATGTATGTTGGCCAGACCGCTGCAGGCTGACCTGCCATGGCCAGTGGTCAATGGATGTATCAGTGCCCCCAACGATGCGATGCTCAGGGCCCACTTTTCCACAGTCTAATAAGATATAATATTGTTATTTGCAAGGACCCGTGGTTCATTTCAAACTGCTTTTTATATTATGTCTGTTTATTTGCTTTCTTCAGAAACCTCTTTGAGCTGTTAGGATTGAAGGAAGCTACTTTGTTATATGTTGCTAGGAAAGATTTCTGCTGTTTCCTGGAGACATGTATGGGCCTGTTAGTGTGAAACTCTTCACACAACCAAGTAGTTTTCCACCTACAAAGCCGAGAACCCCACTCTGCCTTGTTAGGTGTTGTAAACAGCATTAGTGATAGGTGCTGcctttgtaaaaataaaactcacCTGAACAGGATAAAGATACCACAGATCCAGAGTTGCATACACTGCTGTTGAAGAGATAAAAGAGGAGTAGGTCAAATGCCAGGCTTTATTCATATGATCACAAAACAATTGCTAACTTGTCTTTACCCCCATGCAGAATTTCGTTTGCATTTCTGCTGGGGTTTTATTATAAAGtaaaatctttgttttgttcACTTTCGTAAAGGATAAGATAGAAGGAACAAAAACTGTGGGACTTTTTGTCTTTCAGGAATAGAAACTAAAGACTCATTTGAATAGGTTGTATatgaagaggggaaaaaaagtgaaatctaaaagagaaaaggagagaagaaGTGAAGATTTTCCTAACAAACAGGGATACCAAGCATGGGAAGTGTATATTGGGATCCTCTTTTTAGCTAAATGCAGAAGTAACTCGCAAGGAGCCGGTGCTTCTTTGTAAGAATAAATTTAACAGAAAGTGACACACAGAAGATTCCCTTATTAGCATTTCTATTTTCTCTAGTTTATGTCGCAATAGCAAAACATGAAGTCATGATTTGGCTCCTTTATGATGACATCTTCCTTACCGGTCAGCAGTGGCTTGTTGTATAGGCGTGTTTGAGGTCCCTGGCCTGACAGCTGTGAATGGTCCCGTTTTCATCGGTGACATTAAGGAGCTTACTAAGATGTTTTTGCTAGTAGGCTTCCTGTGGAAgcaagaagggggggggggtgattTTATCCTTGATTTCAGATCACATAACAGATGTTAAATTTGCAAGGTATTCCTCAAATATAAACACCTTGTGATAGTAAACTCACATTGTGTATCCCAGTTGTGTAcatgctgtctgtgtgtgcgcttgGGTCCAGTCGTCAGCACAAACAGTCCGCCAACCTGAGTCTGGACTGTAAACTTGCAAGACCTGATCATTCGACTGGAGTCGCACTGGAGAGCggaatgaggaggaagaggaggcatttttcagtttttcgtTCATTTATGATGACAAAGAAAGAGTGGGGAGTGCACTCTACCTGGAAATGTAGTGTTTACTTTAAAGGTTGTCATGCAGGTAATTTCATCTTCTGCTCCTGCACAGTCAATGTGCCCATCGCAGGTTTTGTCTAACGGGATGAATTTCACTGACCGTGTGCAAAAGAAGTATTTACTTTCAATCAAGTTTttaactgaaaagaaaagagagggacAGGAATCACAAGTGTGTGGCCAGTTTTACATATTGCAGTGTGTAAAGTGTGTTTTGAGGAAGTACATTTTCAGGAATTGTAACTCACTGAAGTATGCTGCAATGGCCAGTATGCCCAGTATCAACAGAACTGTCAGTGTAGTGATCAACACTTTCTTGATCTTCGCTCTCTTCTCTCTCGGGGTGTTTGGAGCCGTCATGGGCCTTCTGTGGCGTCCTGGCCGAGGACCTGCAGGAAGAATAATAATTTGAAGTGAGATAAtagaatggaaaaagaaacGTAAGGACGCAATCAACAGGAAACTGCGATAGCAGAATAGAAACcgcagaacagagaccaaaaaGGGTAGAGAAATTTGtcaagatggaaaaaaaaaaagagtgtgcACTGCAAATTCTTATTACTGCCTGGCCTGGCTGTTTCCAAGTATTTATCATAATATTcataaaaacattatttcagCGCAGCAAAAATACATACCAACAAACCAACACAAACATAGCTTACCTGGGTTCGTAGGATTTaatggccttgaggtttcctcAGGGAGCTGAGCAGCTGTCTGAGGACAGAAGAGACAAAAGCAAAGGTGAGGACTGGTGTGTAATCTGCACTTCATCACATCAGGTGTCTGTGCCTCTAGGTTATACCTCCTTCAACTCCCTGAGCATGGACATGCTTAATTTACCATGCGACCATGCAAATGTCAGTAAGTAGCTGAGCTTGCACAAACTCTTTCAGCAgagctttttttgtgtttagttccAGATAAGTGTTTAAACATGTGTAAAAATAGCTCTCTTAAATTTGAGTTTCTTACAGTGCCTTGCTCTTCTCGATTGTGTCGTGTCTTGCTCTGAGTTggaatgtttgtgtgtgaaacaCTGGACCCAATTTCCTTGTCTACTTGTGACTGATCACACCTGCCGTACATCTGCCCATCTAGACAGCTGTGAATAAAAGGTGGGCCTTCATCTCCTCCTCTGTTACATTGTTCAGTCTACTAACATGATGGTATCAGTGGTCGTTAGGCCACTGATACCAGGACTAATTAGCTTTGATTACCTTTTGTTGCTTTAGCTAGGGtcgtttgggtttttttggattAACATCATTCCTGTAATTCAGCCCGATCTGCCATTTTGTCTGTATGTTTCTATTATTCACCAGTGCTAAAGCCAATCAACCTCTAACCCATTTCCTCTTTCAGCGCTCACCCAGCCAACCACAGTAGGCCTGCCCCacctgttttcacagctttttcAAGTGCTGGCACTTCAGCACGCTCAGCCCTTCTGCCAGTAACCAACATCTCCTCCCTGCATACTCATGGTTTTACCATTTCTACAATTCTCTAAGTATTAACAACAAACCGGTTGATCTGTCTTTTATGGGTCTGCATTTGTAGATTGGTGCATAAAATACAATCTATGTCTAGTGGAGGATCACAGAAAATGACCAGTTATGCACGGATGACAGGGAGTAGTTGTAATGTGTTAGTCACATTAAAACTATGTGTCTTTTTGGAAAAATCACCCAAGCACAAAATACACCGACAGTAAAAAGTATCCTGTGTAGTGAGTAGTATGACAGGCTCTACTTGGGCTCAGTGAATCTTCTGTTCAACTGGAGCTGATACTGTAGAAACAGTTTAAACTGATAAATCAGGGTGAGTGTCCTTCACATAAAAGGAATCAGGTTAAAGGCCCATATTATGCAAGTCAAACAGCTTGTGTAAGTGCATACAGTCCATTTCAGTCACAAAATTTCAGTCACGAGTAATGCCTctattctttttgtttcattttcatacTTTGGCTTTCAGATTAGGAAATGTGTCTAAATGACCTAACTACAGAAGACTTAAGACAGCAGCAGGTCCATGCTTTCAAATCAGCACACTTACTGATGACACCttgattttgtgatttttttcataaagttgaATTGTCCTTGAAAATAGCTCTCcagtgtctttttaaaaatgtataccTTAAACAGACTTTAGTTAGAGACATGATTGTTTTTTCAGTAAGCTCATTTTACTTTGGTCTCTTTAGTGGAGATGGGTAACACCAAATGGGGTAATAGGAGCAGACTTAGTTATTTACCTATGGTCTTTCAATCTGAGTTCTTATTATTAAGTTGTCTTAATAatccttttttccttcttacCTTTTTGCTTAACAACACACAAAGTGGCTGGCTAGCTTACATTAGCCACAGCATAGCAAGATGTTACTTAAGCTCATACATAACAGTTGTTCAAAGGTGACTTTTGGTAATATTATTGACATGGTTACTGTATATATAGTAACCAGTTATCCATCCCTTATATATGCACTCTGCACCATTGCACCCTAGATATGCTATACGTGTTGTTATGTGTTGCTATTGTCTATGTCATGTTGATGCCATGTTGTCAGTATTGTCTGTTTTGTACAAATAGAGCAAAGAAATAACCAGAGATTAATTCCTTGTATATGTACACATATTTGCTATAGCAAGCTGATTCTGATGGTCAGTAATGATAACTAATATAACTAATGAAGCATATCAAATATGTCATGGAAGAGATTTGGGGTTTAGCCAGTGACTGGTTACATTCACattaaaaagacattaaaaaaggTATTTGGTGCTGAGCTTGAAGAGCTTTACAGAGCTTTGTGGTCAAAAACAGATGCTCCAAAGCAATTACTCAACTTGTAGGCGCCTTAAtaattttccttctttcactcATTCGTTGCCTGTACTACACCAGAAAGTCAGTCACTATGAGATACAAGATATGTGTCCCTTGTTCAATTATTAGTCAGAGTAGCTTATTTCATTCTCTCATTCACTCAGTCATTTCTTCAGCTCTGAGGTGTCTCACACCCATACACCATTAAGCTATTATGTGCATATTCATTACGTCCAACCAGTCCCTTTCCTGCCTCTCTAGCCCTCATTAGCTGTTGTTGACAAGACAAGCTACTTTTAGACATCATTGCAGGGGAGGATGCTTGGGATAGGGTAAGATGGAGGCATATGAGCagccaaaaaagaagaaaaagaggagaacTGTGACATGTTGTTTGGCATTTACAGATTTTATCAGGGCTATAGTCCATAATCTGAGAGTAACAGGGGTGTTTGTCCTTTCCTGAGTTCctgattttgaaacttaaatgtttcagatcatcaaacaaatttaaatattagacaaaaataacacaagttaacacaaaatgcagtttctaaatgaaagtgtttattgct harbors:
- the tmprss4a gene encoding transmembrane protease serine 4a isoform X4; the encoded protein is MTAPNTPREKRAKIKKVLITTLTVLLILGILAIAAYFIKNLIESKYFFCTRSVKFIPLDKTCDGHIDCAGAEDEITCMTTFKVNTTFPVRLQSNDQVLQVYSPDSGWRTVCADDWTQAHTQTACTQLGYTMKPTSKNILVSSLMSPMKTGPFTAVRPGTSNTPIQQATADRSVCNSGSVVSLSCSDCGKVGPEHRIVGGTDTSIDHWPWQVSLQRSGQHTCGGSLVSPRWVVTAAHCFTGNNRELRQWAVVSGQTNIITLGGSSVDRVIVNGDYNAETNDYDIALMRLTRPITVSDIRRPVCLPPKDYIITAGTYMTVTGWGYQRENGAVSDILQEANVPLIAQSACSSYTLYGSAITNRMLCAGFPEGKVDACQGDSGGPLVHITESNWNLVGVVSWGVGCARKGKPGVYSNVEMMLNWIQTVIEKHP
- the tmprss4a gene encoding transmembrane protease serine 4a isoform X1; protein product: MYGRCDQSQVDKEIGSSVSHTNIPTQSKTRHNREEQGTTAAQLPEETSRPLNPTNPGPRPGRHRRPMTAPNTPREKRAKIKKVLITTLTVLLILGILAIAAYFIKNLIESKYFFCTRSVKFIPLDKTCDGHIDCAGAEDEITCMTTFKVNTTFPVRLQSNDQVLQVYSPDSGWRTVCADDWTQAHTQTACTQLGYTMKPTSKNILVSSLMSPMKTGPFTAVRPGTSNTPIQQATADRSVCNSGSVVSLSCSDCGKVGPEHRIVGGTDTSIDHWPWQVSLQRSGQHTCGGSLVSPRWVVTAAHCFTGNNRELRQWAVVSGQTNIITLGGSSVDRVIVNGDYNAETNDYDIALMRLTRPITVSDIRRPVCLPPKDYIITAGTYMTVTGWGYQRENGAVSDILQEANVPLIAQSACSSYTLYGSAITNRMLCAGFPEGKVDACQGDSGGPLVHITESNWNLVGVVSWGVGCARKGKPGVYSNVEMMLNWIQTVIEKHP
- the tmprss4a gene encoding transmembrane protease serine 4a isoform X3; protein product: MWTAAQLPEETSRPLNPTNPGPRPGRHRRPMTAPNTPREKRAKIKKVLITTLTVLLILGILAIAAYFIKNLIESKYFFCTRSVKFIPLDKTCDGHIDCAGAEDEITCMTTFKVNTTFPVRLQSNDQVLQVYSPDSGWRTVCADDWTQAHTQTACTQLGYTMKPTSKNILVSSLMSPMKTGPFTAVRPGTSNTPIQQATADRSVCNSGSVVSLSCSDCGKVGPEHRIVGGTDTSIDHWPWQVSLQRSGQHTCGGSLVSPRWVVTAAHCFTGNNRELRQWAVVSGQTNIITLGGSSVDRVIVNGDYNAETNDYDIALMRLTRPITVSDIRRPVCLPPKDYIITAGTYMTVTGWGYQRENGAVSDILQEANVPLIAQSACSSYTLYGSAITNRMLCAGFPEGKVDACQGDSGGPLVHITESNWNLVGVVSWGVGCARKGKPGVYSNVEMMLNWIQTVIEKHP
- the tmprss4a gene encoding transmembrane protease serine 4a isoform X2, which codes for MSMLRELKETAAQLPEETSRPLNPTNPGPRPGRHRRPMTAPNTPREKRAKIKKVLITTLTVLLILGILAIAAYFIKNLIESKYFFCTRSVKFIPLDKTCDGHIDCAGAEDEITCMTTFKVNTTFPVRLQSNDQVLQVYSPDSGWRTVCADDWTQAHTQTACTQLGYTMKPTSKNILVSSLMSPMKTGPFTAVRPGTSNTPIQQATADRSVCNSGSVVSLSCSDCGKVGPEHRIVGGTDTSIDHWPWQVSLQRSGQHTCGGSLVSPRWVVTAAHCFTGNNRELRQWAVVSGQTNIITLGGSSVDRVIVNGDYNAETNDYDIALMRLTRPITVSDIRRPVCLPPKDYIITAGTYMTVTGWGYQRENGAVSDILQEANVPLIAQSACSSYTLYGSAITNRMLCAGFPEGKVDACQGDSGGPLVHITESNWNLVGVVSWGVGCARKGKPGVYSNVEMMLNWIQTVIEKHP